Proteins encoded within one genomic window of Acinetobacter sp. WCHA55:
- a CDS encoding sulfite exporter TauE/SafE family protein, translating to MTWLIFILGAMVAGFVQGLTGFALIAMSFWVWVLAPQLAAPLVVFASVWSHLISLKSESTFQLDKNLVAPYILAGLIGVPFGTYLLDIIQADMFKLMLGIFLVLWCPLMLLNPQIRLIQTSGKYADSCIGFIGGILGGLGGFCGSLPSAWVMLKNLPKEQQRSILRHFNFAIQVFTLFSYLLRGNLNLQHLPYMGILVLSVSLPAMLGAQLFYKISERQFKHTVLGLLFSSGCFLCISYSFL from the coding sequence ATGACTTGGTTGATCTTTATCTTAGGTGCAATGGTGGCGGGTTTTGTTCAGGGCTTAACGGGTTTTGCCTTAATTGCCATGTCATTTTGGGTATGGGTTTTAGCACCACAGCTCGCAGCGCCATTAGTTGTTTTTGCTTCAGTCTGGAGTCACCTGATTTCCTTAAAGTCAGAATCTACCTTTCAACTTGATAAAAATCTCGTTGCACCTTATATCCTTGCAGGTCTGATTGGCGTTCCATTCGGAACCTATCTTTTAGATATTATTCAAGCGGATATGTTTAAGCTAATGCTTGGTATATTTTTAGTGCTTTGGTGTCCATTGATGCTACTTAATCCTCAAATTCGCCTCATTCAAACCTCTGGAAAATATGCCGACAGCTGTATTGGTTTTATTGGTGGCATACTCGGTGGTTTAGGCGGGTTTTGTGGCTCACTTCCTTCTGCTTGGGTCATGCTAAAAAATCTACCTAAAGAGCAACAGCGCTCAATTTTAAGACATTTTAATTTTGCGATCCAAGTATTCACACTATTTAGCTACCTACTTCGTGGAAATTTAAACCTGCAACATTTACCCTATATGGGCATCTTAGTTTTAAGTGTGAGCCTACCGGCCATGCTCGGTGCGCAATTGTTTTATAAAATTTCTGAACGGCAGTTCAAACATACAGTACTGGGCTTATTGTTTAGTTCAGGGTGTTTCCTCTGCATTAGTTATAGCTTTCTTTAG
- a CDS encoding co-chaperone GroES — protein sequence MSKIRPLHDNVVIRRVEKETKTAGGLILSTSAAEQPAQGEIIAVGNGKITDNGVRALDVKVGDNVLFGAYAGTKVKVEGEELLVMKESDILAVLEG from the coding sequence ATGAGCAAAATTCGTCCTTTACATGACAACGTTGTGATTCGCCGTGTAGAAAAGGAAACTAAAACTGCAGGTGGTTTAATTTTGAGTACTTCTGCTGCTGAACAGCCAGCTCAAGGTGAAATTATTGCAGTAGGCAATGGCAAAATTACAGACAATGGCGTTCGTGCTTTAGATGTAAAAGTGGGCGACAATGTACTGTTTGGTGCATATGCAGGCACTAAAGTTAAAGTTGAAGGCGAAGAACTTCTTGTGATGAAAGAGTCTGATATTTTAGCGGTTCTTGAAGGTTAA
- a CDS encoding anaerobic sulfatase maturase, which yields MRMIPIQAESPPLRTMQLKGQTYRYHVMIKPSGAQCNLDCSYCFYLHKQDMLHQPKTPRMAESMLELHIKQYIQAQTGDEIVFSWQGGEPTLMGLAFFERVVELQQKYKKPKQRIENDLQTNGTLLDEEWCAFLKKHNFLVGLSIDGPADLHDIHRYNKGGKPTHAKVMHAAALLHQYQVPFNALCVVNRDNSKRALEVYHFLRDQVKPYMIQFIPGMESAQFQQTAPGYWNPQDLPKLGSSAAQPGTADSVVTDWSIAADDWGIFLSTVWKEWLAKDFGKVFIDQFENVISMMFGYGAQKCVSGQICGKSLAIEHNGDLFSCDHFVYPEYKLGNIQETHQGDLVFSERQKKFAYAKSNSLPEYCRKCPYLQLCWGDCPKDRFLKTPEGEVGLHYLCSGLKKFFHTATTSKHEIAKRLQPN from the coding sequence ATGCGAATGATACCTATACAAGCTGAATCCCCACCGTTAAGAACCATGCAACTGAAGGGGCAGACCTATCGTTATCACGTGATGATTAAACCCTCAGGCGCGCAGTGTAATTTAGACTGTAGTTACTGCTTCTATCTGCATAAACAAGACATGCTACATCAGCCGAAAACCCCGCGCATGGCGGAGTCAATGCTAGAGCTTCATATTAAGCAATATATACAAGCACAAACTGGCGATGAAATTGTATTTAGCTGGCAGGGTGGAGAACCCACCTTAATGGGCTTGGCCTTTTTTGAGCGTGTGGTTGAACTGCAACAAAAATACAAGAAACCCAAGCAACGCATTGAAAATGACTTACAAACCAACGGCACCTTACTAGATGAAGAATGGTGCGCCTTTTTAAAGAAACACAATTTTTTGGTCGGTTTATCCATCGATGGTCCAGCAGATTTACATGACATTCATCGCTACAACAAAGGCGGCAAACCGACCCATGCCAAAGTCATGCATGCCGCAGCACTCCTGCACCAATACCAAGTGCCTTTTAATGCCCTGTGTGTCGTAAATCGCGACAACAGCAAAAGAGCACTCGAGGTCTACCACTTCCTGCGAGATCAAGTGAAGCCCTACATGATCCAGTTTATTCCCGGTATGGAAAGTGCCCAGTTTCAGCAAACAGCACCGGGCTACTGGAATCCGCAAGACCTACCAAAACTAGGCAGCTCAGCCGCACAACCAGGCACAGCGGACTCAGTCGTTACCGACTGGTCGATTGCCGCAGATGACTGGGGTATCTTCCTGTCTACCGTATGGAAAGAATGGCTCGCCAAAGACTTTGGGAAAGTATTTATTGACCAATTTGAAAATGTGATTTCAATGATGTTTGGCTATGGGGCACAGAAATGTGTTTCAGGACAAATCTGCGGCAAATCACTGGCGATTGAACACAATGGTGATTTGTTCTCTTGCGATCATTTTGTCTATCCCGAATACAAGTTGGGCAACATTCAAGAGACGCATCAAGGCGACTTAGTCTTTTCAGAACGACAAAAGAAATTCGCTTATGCGAAATCGAATAGCTTGCCTGAATACTGCCGTAAATGTCCGTATCTACAACTGTGCTGGGGAGATTGTCCTAAAGACCGCTTCCTAAAAACGCCAGAAGGAGAAGTGGGCTTGCACTATTTATGTTCAGGTTTGAAGAAGTTTTTTCATACCGCAACGACATCGAAGCATGAGATTGCGAAACGCTTACAGCCAAATTAA
- a CDS encoding 1-acyl-sn-glycerol-3-phosphate acyltransferase → MFEKLAEQSLALMGWQIDNHWDLNIDQCVMIAAPHTSNWDALYARLALKALGVHVRITIKDSYMKLPFGPFVRAMGGIGIDRRPKHEGEARPSMVQLMSDLFKEHPKLVMLVTPEGTRAKQEQWKTGFYHVAVRAGVPIALAYMDYAKKKTGVGKIIYPTGDYEKDMAEIMAFYVQISAKFPQDFSVDTRYHNDSTVS, encoded by the coding sequence GTGTTCGAAAAGCTTGCAGAACAAAGTTTAGCCTTAATGGGGTGGCAGATTGATAATCATTGGGATTTGAATATCGATCAATGTGTAATGATTGCGGCACCACATACCAGCAATTGGGATGCGTTGTACGCCCGTTTGGCATTGAAAGCCTTAGGTGTACATGTTCGTATCACAATTAAAGACAGCTATATGAAACTACCATTTGGGCCATTTGTTCGTGCAATGGGTGGGATAGGTATTGACCGTCGTCCGAAGCATGAAGGCGAAGCACGCCCAAGTATGGTGCAACTCATGAGTGATCTTTTTAAAGAACACCCTAAGTTGGTCATGTTAGTGACACCAGAAGGGACACGTGCCAAACAGGAACAGTGGAAAACAGGGTTTTACCATGTTGCAGTCAGAGCAGGTGTTCCGATTGCACTGGCCTATATGGATTATGCGAAGAAAAAAACTGGGGTAGGTAAAATTATTTATCCTACGGGTGATTATGAAAAAGATATGGCTGAAATTATGGCATTTTATGTGCAAATTTCTGCTAAATTTCCTCAAGATTTCAGTGTCGATACTCGCTATCACAACGACTCAACTGTGTCTTAA
- the rsmD gene encoding 16S rRNA (guanine(966)-N(2))-methyltransferase RsmD, with protein MKNQLRIIGGDWKRRQLPFASIEGLRPTPDRVRETLFNWLMWDVQNTNVLDICAGSGALAFEALSRGASKVVMIEPDRSQAQFLTQNLELLKVPKSRAQLKVATAQQTLPTLKEQFDLVFLDPPYSLELWEQLAQLADPLIQNHGYIYVEADRDLNLLKLPASWVQVKNTKAGTVRAGLYQKKVVVFP; from the coding sequence ATGAAAAACCAACTCCGCATCATTGGAGGGGACTGGAAACGTCGCCAACTGCCTTTTGCCAGTATTGAAGGTTTACGCCCTACGCCTGATCGTGTACGTGAGACTTTGTTTAATTGGCTCATGTGGGATGTACAAAATACCAATGTTTTGGACATTTGTGCAGGTTCGGGTGCATTGGCATTTGAAGCCTTATCACGTGGTGCTTCAAAAGTAGTGATGATTGAACCTGACCGCAGTCAAGCACAGTTTTTAACACAAAATTTGGAACTACTTAAAGTACCTAAGTCTCGTGCTCAATTAAAAGTAGCTACTGCACAGCAAACATTACCCACCTTAAAAGAACAGTTTGATTTGGTCTTTTTAGACCCCCCGTATAGCCTAGAGCTATGGGAACAATTAGCTCAGTTGGCTGACCCGCTAATTCAAAATCATGGCTATATTTATGTAGAAGCAGATCGAGATTTAAATCTATTAAAACTTCCAGCCTCGTGGGTACAGGTGAAGAATACCAAAGCAGGAACTGTGCGCGCAGGCTTATATCAAAAGAAAGTGGTGGTCTTCCCATAA
- the groL gene encoding chaperonin GroEL (60 kDa chaperone family; promotes refolding of misfolded polypeptides especially under stressful conditions; forms two stacked rings of heptamers to form a barrel-shaped 14mer; ends can be capped by GroES; misfolded proteins enter the barrel where they are refolded when GroES binds), giving the protein MSAKDVKFGDSARSKMIAGVNVLADAVKVTLGPKGRNVVIDRSFGAPHITKDGVTVAKEIALKDKFENMGAQLVREVSSKTNDIAGDGTTTATVLAQAILNEGIKSVTAGMNPMDLKRGIDLAVKALVAEIKATAKPASDTKAIEQVGSISANSDETVGKLIAQAMERVGKEGVITVEEGSGFEDALDVVEGMQFDRGYISPYFANKQDTLTAELENPFILLVDKKISNIRELITVLEAVAKTGKPLLIIAEDVEGEALATLVVNNMRGIIKVCAVKAPGFGDRRKAMLQDIAILTGATVISEEVGMTLEQASLQDLGTAHKITVSKENTVIVDGAGDAAQIAERVTQIRAQIEESSSEYDKEKLQERVAKLAGGVAVIKIGAATEVEMKEKKDRVDDALHATRAAVEEGVVAGGGVALVRAAAALDGVNGANDDQNVGINILRRAIEAPLRQIVANAGDEPSVVINAVKNGEGNFGYNAATSEYGDMLEMGILDPAKVTRSALEHAASVAGLMLTTECMITDVPEDKPAMPDMGGMGGMGGMM; this is encoded by the coding sequence ATGTCAGCTAAAGACGTAAAATTTGGTGATTCAGCTCGTTCTAAAATGATTGCAGGCGTTAACGTACTTGCAGATGCTGTAAAAGTAACTTTAGGTCCTAAAGGCCGTAACGTTGTGATTGACCGTTCTTTCGGTGCACCGCACATCACTAAAGATGGTGTAACCGTTGCGAAAGAAATTGCTCTGAAAGACAAATTTGAGAACATGGGTGCTCAATTGGTTCGTGAAGTATCTTCAAAAACCAACGATATCGCGGGTGATGGTACAACAACTGCAACTGTATTAGCTCAAGCAATTCTAAACGAAGGCATCAAGTCTGTAACTGCGGGCATGAACCCAATGGACTTGAAACGTGGTATTGACCTTGCAGTTAAAGCATTGGTTGCTGAAATTAAAGCAACAGCAAAACCTGCTTCTGATACTAAAGCGATTGAGCAAGTCGGTTCTATCTCTGCAAACTCTGATGAAACAGTAGGGAAGCTCATTGCACAGGCAATGGAACGCGTTGGTAAAGAAGGCGTGATTACCGTTGAAGAAGGTTCAGGCTTTGAAGATGCTTTGGACGTTGTTGAAGGTATGCAGTTTGACCGTGGTTATATCAGCCCGTACTTTGCAAACAAACAAGACACGCTTACTGCTGAATTAGAAAATCCATTCATTCTTCTTGTTGACAAGAAAATCAGCAACATTCGTGAATTGATTACTGTTTTAGAAGCTGTTGCTAAAACTGGCAAACCACTTCTTATTATTGCTGAAGATGTTGAGGGTGAGGCGTTAGCGACACTGGTTGTTAACAACATGCGTGGCATTATCAAAGTATGTGCAGTGAAAGCGCCAGGTTTTGGTGACCGTCGTAAAGCAATGCTTCAAGATATCGCAATCTTGACGGGCGCGACTGTGATTTCTGAAGAAGTCGGCATGACTTTAGAGCAAGCTTCTCTTCAAGATTTGGGTACTGCACACAAAATTACTGTATCTAAAGAAAACACTGTGATTGTTGATGGTGCTGGTGATGCAGCTCAAATTGCTGAACGTGTTACTCAAATCCGCGCGCAAATTGAAGAATCATCTTCTGAATACGATAAAGAAAAACTTCAAGAACGCGTTGCTAAATTGGCAGGCGGTGTTGCAGTCATTAAAATTGGCGCAGCGACTGAAGTTGAAATGAAAGAGAAAAAAGACCGTGTTGACGATGCACTTCATGCAACGCGTGCTGCAGTTGAGGAAGGTGTTGTTGCGGGTGGTGGTGTTGCGCTTGTACGTGCAGCAGCTGCGCTTGACGGTGTAAATGGTGCGAATGACGATCAAAACGTAGGTATTAACATTTTACGTCGTGCGATTGAAGCGCCACTTCGTCAAATCGTTGCCAATGCGGGTGATGAACCTTCAGTTGTGATTAACGCTGTGAAAAATGGTGAAGGTAACTTTGGTTATAACGCTGCAACTTCTGAGTATGGCGATATGCTAGAAATGGGTATTCTTGACCCTGCGAAAGTAACGCGTTCTGCACTTGAGCATGCTGCATCTGTAGCAGGTTTAATGTTGACTACTGAATGTATGATTACTGATGTTCCAGAAGATAAACCTGCTATGCCTGATATGGGCGGCATGGGTGGTATGGGCGGCATGATGTAA
- a CDS encoding arylsulfatase, whose amino-acid sequence MRKKIIARSIALAGGALLSTALMAKAPNILVIMSDDVGMTNVSAYSHGIMGYNTPNIDRIAKEGIMFTDHYAQPSSTAGRASFITGQYPIRSGLTTVGRPGSLLGIKPETPTLAEVLKPLGYMNGQFGKNHLGDRNEHLPTVHGFDEFYGNLYHLNTEDTFEQFDYPKDPEFRKKFGTRGVLHCYATTTDDETTDPRFGKMGKQKCEDTGALTSKRMETVDDEFVAASLDFMKRSKNSDKPFFVWLNPSRMHMFTHLRESRRYLAAKATSEEDMYGSGMIEHDMQVGEVLDGMKKMGVLDNTIIIYTTDNGPEHSAKNQGGTTPFRGEKMTTYEGGVRVPMMIRWPGHIPAGQVKTGIQANMDLFTTLASIAGNSNVVDEMKTNRKQYIDGVNNLDYWTGKSAESKRNNFFYYHESSLRAVRINQWKLHLETSENYYDGYQKQKIPLVFNLRQDPYESFDSTTDRSEITQKKLWLGEPVEAMIGEHIKSLIDYPPVQKAATLDFSKLVENLLSKKQ is encoded by the coding sequence ATGCGTAAAAAGATCATTGCACGCTCCATAGCTTTGGCTGGCGGTGCACTGCTTTCAACAGCACTGATGGCAAAAGCACCCAATATTTTGGTCATTATGTCAGATGACGTGGGCATGACCAACGTTAGTGCATATAGCCATGGCATTATGGGCTATAACACACCGAATATTGATCGTATTGCCAAAGAAGGCATTATGTTTACCGATCATTATGCACAGCCAAGTTCAACCGCAGGGCGTGCATCTTTCATTACGGGGCAATATCCAATTCGTTCGGGTCTAACTACAGTGGGGCGCCCAGGCTCACTTTTAGGTATTAAACCAGAAACACCAACGCTTGCAGAAGTACTGAAACCGTTGGGTTATATGAATGGTCAGTTTGGTAAAAACCACTTGGGTGACCGTAATGAACATTTACCAACAGTACATGGTTTTGATGAGTTCTACGGCAACTTGTATCACTTGAATACTGAAGATACTTTTGAGCAATTTGATTATCCAAAAGATCCAGAATTCCGTAAAAAGTTTGGTACACGTGGGGTGCTGCATTGTTATGCAACAACTACAGATGATGAAACGACAGACCCTCGCTTCGGTAAAATGGGTAAACAAAAATGTGAAGATACGGGTGCATTAACCAGTAAACGCATGGAAACTGTAGATGATGAATTCGTGGCAGCCAGCTTAGATTTCATGAAACGCAGTAAGAATTCAGATAAGCCGTTTTTTGTCTGGTTAAACCCAAGCCGTATGCATATGTTTACGCATTTACGCGAATCACGCCGCTATCTTGCAGCAAAAGCAACTTCCGAAGAAGATATGTACGGCAGTGGCATGATCGAACATGACATGCAGGTGGGTGAAGTGTTGGATGGTATGAAGAAAATGGGCGTGTTAGATAACACCATCATTATCTATACTACTGACAACGGACCTGAGCATAGTGCGAAAAATCAGGGTGGTACCACACCATTCCGTGGTGAAAAAATGACAACCTATGAAGGTGGTGTTCGTGTACCAATGATGATTCGTTGGCCAGGTCACATTCCTGCTGGACAAGTGAAAACGGGAATTCAAGCTAATATGGACTTGTTCACGACTTTAGCGTCTATTGCTGGAAATTCGAATGTTGTCGATGAAATGAAAACCAATCGTAAACAATATATTGATGGTGTGAATAACCTTGATTATTGGACAGGTAAGTCGGCAGAGAGTAAGCGAAATAATTTCTTCTATTACCATGAATCATCACTTCGCGCTGTGCGAATTAATCAGTGGAAGCTTCATTTAGAAACCAGCGAAAATTATTATGATGGTTATCAGAAGCAAAAAATTCCATTGGTGTTCAATTTACGTCAAGACCCATATGAGTCTTTTGATAGCACAACAGATCGTTCTGAAATCACACAGAAAAAACTTTGGTTGGGTGAACCTGTGGAAGCCATGATTGGTGAACATATTAAATCTTTGATTGATTATCCACCTGTGCAAAAAGCTGCAACGCTTGATTTCAGTAAGTTGGTTGAAAATTTACTGTCGAAAAAGCAGTAA
- a CDS encoding copper resistance protein NlpE yields the protein MQKTFLALCLSFTMLVACSKPNENNPPPDLNVTASIDDSASAAALDTPDTANAFDWVGTYQGTLPCHDCSGIDTEVELTLDRHFVLKQKFLGKSNNNYVNEVKGSFQFLNDSNHLIQLDSSGDSRIYYIGTQFIEMRGDKGQVLHQPEFNFKLTKSLE from the coding sequence ATGCAAAAGACTTTTTTAGCACTATGCCTATCTTTCACCATGTTAGTCGCATGCTCAAAACCGAATGAGAATAATCCCCCACCAGATCTCAATGTCACAGCATCGATAGACGACAGTGCTAGCGCAGCCGCGTTAGATACTCCAGACACAGCAAATGCTTTCGATTGGGTAGGTACATATCAAGGGACTTTACCCTGTCATGATTGTTCAGGAATCGACACTGAAGTTGAACTCACTTTAGATCGTCATTTCGTGTTGAAACAAAAATTTTTAGGCAAGTCGAATAATAATTATGTCAATGAAGTGAAAGGCTCATTTCAATTTTTGAATGACTCTAATCATCTGATTCAGCTAGACTCATCAGGTGATAGCCGTATTTATTACATTGGTACACAATTTATTGAAATGCGTGGTGATAAAGGTCAAGTGCTGCATCAACCAGAGTTCAACTTTAAACTCACCAAATCTTTAGAGTAA
- the mrdA gene encoding penicillin-binding protein 2, whose translation MKQHFPLKNVQQEKRIFRNRTFISMGIVVFFLLILVTRYAYLQLVQFDEFSTASDQNRIRLQPLAPARGYIYDRNGVLLADNYPVFTATMSRADVTDIDATIKRLTPILELTSDDIERFNSRIKTSRKTERVSIKLNLNENDIARFSEVKYQFPGVNIETQMTRYYPHGELFAHVIGYVGRINDKELKSINKDLYAGTNLIGKIGVEKSYEDLLHGVPGNESVEADAHGNVLRHLGRKEPIRGNDLYLSLDYGLQTVASEQLAGRRGAIVAMDPRTGEILALVSSPSFNPNLFVTGISHTDYSGLRDNLDQPLYNRAVQGAYPPGSTIKPMFGLGGIHYGLIDWGTAISDHGYFTLPGDSHKFRDWKKSGHGVVNLHKSQVVSCDTFFYILSFRMGIEKMNIWMRQFGFGEKTGVDLPSESTGLYPNPEWKMRTRDAKWLKGETISVSIGQGAFTATPLQLAMATAITANHGSHVIPHVLQTSKGAKPHKDLNAPVGRIQFNGTDQDWIQMRDAMVDVIETGTGRGIRTPMYKIAGKTGTAQVKSIAQGKRYNEALLTERQLDHGLFVGFAPAENPEIAIAVVWENGRHGGSAAQLARPILDYWLLTRHKNPIRPQNHQISGGLMTAGIKPGELPSGSTPTANTTGTSATATTSTPNTAPASTTVNPSRSAAPPPEPVESD comes from the coding sequence ATGAAACAGCACTTTCCTTTAAAAAATGTCCAACAAGAAAAGCGCATTTTTCGAAATCGTACCTTTATATCCATGGGTATTGTGGTCTTTTTCTTGCTGATTTTAGTCACTCGCTATGCCTATTTGCAGCTGGTTCAATTTGATGAGTTTTCAACTGCATCCGATCAAAACCGTATCCGCCTACAACCTTTAGCCCCTGCACGTGGTTATATTTATGACCGCAACGGTGTGCTGTTGGCGGACAACTATCCCGTCTTTACCGCGACGATGAGTCGAGCGGATGTGACGGATATTGATGCCACAATTAAACGTTTAACGCCAATCTTAGAACTCACCTCTGACGATATTGAGCGCTTTAACAGTCGTATTAAAACCTCACGTAAAACAGAACGCGTTTCCATTAAACTTAATCTTAATGAAAACGATATTGCTCGCTTTAGCGAAGTTAAATATCAATTCCCTGGGGTTAATATCGAAACCCAGATGACGCGCTACTATCCACATGGCGAGCTGTTTGCCCATGTGATTGGTTATGTGGGTCGAATTAACGATAAAGAATTAAAAAGCATCAATAAAGATTTGTATGCGGGCACCAACCTGATTGGTAAGATTGGGGTAGAAAAGTCCTATGAAGATTTGTTGCATGGTGTACCAGGAAATGAGTCTGTAGAAGCCGATGCACATGGTAACGTGCTGCGCCATTTAGGCCGTAAAGAACCCATTCGTGGTAATGACTTATATCTTTCACTCGATTATGGCTTGCAAACGGTTGCCTCAGAGCAGCTTGCAGGTCGTCGTGGTGCAATCGTGGCGATGGATCCACGCACAGGTGAAATCCTTGCCTTGGTCTCAAGCCCAAGTTTTAACCCTAACCTGTTTGTCACAGGCATTAGTCATACAGACTACAGTGGATTACGTGATAACCTCGATCAACCGCTATATAATCGTGCTGTGCAAGGGGCTTACCCCCCCGGCTCAACCATTAAACCAATGTTTGGTTTAGGTGGCATTCATTATGGCTTAATTGATTGGGGCACAGCCATCTCCGATCATGGCTATTTCACACTTCCGGGCGATTCGCATAAATTTCGTGACTGGAAAAAATCAGGACACGGCGTAGTCAACTTGCATAAATCGCAAGTGGTCTCTTGCGATACTTTCTTCTATATTCTGTCGTTCCGTATGGGCATTGAAAAGATGAACATATGGATGCGCCAGTTTGGTTTTGGTGAAAAAACGGGTGTAGATTTACCAAGTGAAAGTACAGGTCTTTACCCAAATCCTGAATGGAAAATGCGTACCCGTGATGCCAAGTGGCTCAAAGGGGAAACCATTTCAGTAAGTATTGGACAAGGTGCTTTTACCGCAACACCGCTCCAATTGGCCATGGCGACCGCTATTACGGCGAATCATGGTTCACATGTGATTCCGCATGTTTTACAAACCAGTAAAGGTGCGAAACCACATAAAGACTTAAATGCACCTGTCGGCAGAATTCAATTCAACGGCACTGATCAAGACTGGATACAAATGCGTGATGCCATGGTCGATGTCATTGAAACAGGGACTGGACGTGGCATTCGCACGCCAATGTATAAAATTGCAGGTAAAACTGGTACAGCACAGGTCAAAAGTATTGCCCAAGGTAAACGCTACAATGAAGCCTTGCTGACTGAACGTCAGTTGGACCATGGTTTATTCGTGGGCTTTGCACCTGCGGAAAACCCTGAAATTGCAATTGCAGTGGTGTGGGAAAATGGGCGTCATGGTGGTTCTGCCGCACAGCTGGCTCGTCCGATCTTAGACTACTGGCTGCTCACTCGTCATAAAAACCCAATTCGTCCACAAAACCATCAAATTAGTGGTGGCTTGATGACTGCGGGGATTAAACCGGGTGAATTACCAAGTGGTAGCACTCCAACAGCGAACACCACTGGGACAAGTGCAACAGCAACGACAAGCACCCCAAATACAGCACCTGCATCAACAACGGTAAATCCAAGCCGTTCAGCAGCACCACCTCCTGAACCTGTAGAGTCAGACTAA
- a CDS encoding metallophosphoesterase family protein, with protein sequence MILHLSDLHFGTEREVCLQAIRQLCEEHPFEAVVVSGDLTQRARFIQFYACRQFLDSLRLPYLVVPGNHDIPLYHVWNRFFSPFARYQLFFGGMENTLETEHFYVIGVNSIRRRYHTRGHISLSQIQEIDLKLQQAPAHKIKLIAAHQPFYTPPDHSHGVKDCPMLGRIALEQWSQHGLNGLLHGHLHHAAVYDLNQIYQLGVSHPVLDIHAGTATSYRLHAGLPNSLNIILPNADVQHLSFNFATNRFELM encoded by the coding sequence ATGATTTTACATTTGTCTGATTTACACTTTGGGACTGAGCGAGAAGTCTGTTTGCAGGCCATTCGTCAGTTATGTGAGGAACATCCTTTTGAAGCCGTAGTGGTCAGTGGGGATTTGACCCAGCGTGCACGGTTTATTCAGTTTTATGCCTGTCGGCAGTTCTTAGACAGTTTGAGGCTGCCGTATTTAGTGGTGCCAGGGAATCATGATATTCCGCTGTACCATGTGTGGAATCGTTTTTTTAGCCCCTTTGCACGTTACCAACTGTTTTTTGGGGGGATGGAAAACACCTTAGAAACTGAACACTTCTATGTCATTGGAGTGAATAGTATTCGTCGGCGTTACCATACACGAGGGCATATTTCACTGAGCCAAATTCAAGAGATTGACCTAAAGTTACAGCAAGCACCTGCACACAAAATAAAGCTGATCGCCGCGCATCAGCCTTTTTATACTCCACCAGACCATAGTCATGGTGTGAAAGACTGCCCAATGCTTGGTCGTATTGCGTTAGAGCAATGGAGTCAACATGGTTTAAATGGACTTTTACATGGCCATTTACACCATGCTGCTGTTTATGATTTAAATCAGATTTATCAACTTGGGGTATCGCATCCAGTGCTGGATATTCATGCAGGAACGGCAACGTCTTATCGTCTACATGCGGGTTTGCCCAATAGCTTGAATATTATTTTACCGAATGCCGATGTACAGCATTTAAGCTTTAACTTTGCAACCAATCGCTTCGAGTTAATGTAG